The following coding sequences lie in one uncultured Mailhella sp. genomic window:
- a CDS encoding cell division protein ZapA — protein MHSYHLDLCDLQVAFRTEADPERVERARKYVEERYSRVKAQGGQFGRDRLLVMLLISMADDLLELQERRSREDARLDELLQSLKENTPEKTDTAS, from the coding sequence ATGCACAGCTATCATCTTGACCTTTGCGACCTGCAGGTCGCGTTCCGTACCGAGGCCGATCCCGAACGGGTGGAAAGAGCCAGGAAGTACGTGGAGGAAAGATATAGCAGGGTCAAGGCGCAGGGCGGCCAGTTCGGCAGAGACAGGTTGCTGGTCATGCTGCTCATCAGCATGGCGGACGACCTGCTGGAACTGCAGGAGCGCCGCAGCCGGGAAGACGCCCGGCTCGACGAGCTGCTGCAGAGTTTGAAGGAAAACACGCCGGAGAAGACGGATACGGCTTCCTGA
- the purD gene encoding phosphoribosylamine--glycine ligase, with the protein MRILIIGSGGREHALAWKLRQSPDVTELFVAPGNGGTAGIATNVAVKDSDVPALVAFAKEHGVDLVVPGPELPLTLGVADAMKEAGIPCFGPVAACARLEGSKAFAKEVMQAAGVPTAAAGVFTNRADADAFVAAHGAPLVVKADGLAAGKGVVVAMTDEEVKAALDLMFDDHAFGDASSTVLIEEFLKGEEVSLLCFCDGKTALPLPSAQDHKAVFDGDKGPNTGGMGAYSPAPVLPDEKLDAMADIVARPILAEMARRGTPFTGILYAGLMMTESGPKVLEYNVRFGDPECQPLLMRLKNNLVDVIKACLEGRLDEVKLDIEPRSALGVVLTAAGYPGSYPKGMPISGIESAEELDDVQVFQAGTRREGDRVLSNGGRVLCVTALGKDLKDAQKRAYEGLDRLSMEHSQFRSDIGLKGLKRLGLA; encoded by the coding sequence ATGCGCATACTTATCATCGGATCCGGCGGACGCGAACACGCCCTGGCCTGGAAGCTCCGTCAGAGCCCCGACGTGACCGAACTCTTTGTGGCTCCGGGCAACGGCGGCACGGCGGGAATCGCCACCAACGTCGCCGTCAAGGACAGCGACGTTCCCGCGCTGGTGGCCTTCGCCAAAGAACACGGCGTGGATCTCGTGGTGCCCGGTCCGGAACTGCCCCTCACGCTCGGCGTGGCGGACGCCATGAAGGAAGCGGGCATTCCCTGCTTCGGCCCCGTGGCCGCCTGCGCAAGGCTGGAAGGCAGCAAGGCCTTTGCCAAGGAAGTCATGCAGGCGGCGGGCGTGCCCACCGCCGCGGCGGGCGTGTTCACGAACCGCGCCGACGCCGACGCCTTTGTGGCCGCCCACGGCGCGCCGCTCGTGGTCAAGGCCGACGGCCTGGCCGCGGGCAAGGGCGTTGTGGTGGCCATGACCGACGAGGAAGTGAAGGCCGCGCTCGACCTCATGTTCGACGACCACGCCTTCGGCGACGCCTCCAGCACGGTGCTCATCGAAGAATTCCTCAAGGGCGAGGAAGTGTCGCTGCTGTGCTTCTGCGACGGCAAAACCGCCCTGCCGCTGCCTTCCGCGCAGGATCACAAGGCCGTGTTCGACGGCGACAAGGGCCCCAACACCGGCGGCATGGGCGCGTACAGCCCGGCCCCCGTGCTGCCCGACGAAAAGCTCGACGCCATGGCCGACATCGTGGCGCGGCCCATTCTCGCCGAAATGGCGCGCCGCGGCACGCCCTTCACCGGCATTCTGTACGCCGGCCTCATGATGACCGAATCCGGCCCCAAGGTGCTGGAATACAACGTGCGCTTCGGCGATCCCGAATGTCAGCCGCTGCTCATGCGTCTCAAGAACAATCTTGTCGATGTCATCAAGGCCTGTCTGGAAGGCCGCCTCGACGAGGTGAAACTCGACATCGAGCCGCGCTCGGCCCTCGGCGTGGTGCTCACCGCGGCGGGCTATCCCGGCTCCTACCCCAAAGGCATGCCCATTTCCGGCATTGAAAGCGCCGAAGAGCTGGACGACGTGCAGGTCTTTCAGGCGGGCACCCGCCGCGAAGGCGACCGCGTGCTCTCAAACGGCGGCCGCGTGCTCTGCGTGACCGCGCTCGGCAAGGATCTCAAGGACGCACAGAAACGCGCCTATGAAGGTCTGGATCGACTCTCCATGGAGCACAGCCAGTTCCGCAGCGACATCGGCCTGAAGGGCTTAAAGCGCCTCGGCCTCGCCTGA
- a CDS encoding cell division protein ZapB, translated as MEKLELLAQRIDSLIQELDRLREENHQLREEGKRLREDLELGQMASEELQEQLNRERSVRDEACNRVDALISRIQDTLPAAEPQQNG; from the coding sequence ATGGAAAAGTTGGAACTGCTGGCGCAGCGTATCGATAGTCTCATTCAGGAACTGGACCGACTCCGGGAGGAAAATCATCAGCTCCGTGAGGAAGGCAAGCGTCTTCGTGAAGACCTGGAGCTCGGGCAGATGGCTTCCGAGGAACTTCAGGAGCAGCTCAACCGCGAACGCAGCGTTCGCGACGAGGCCTGCAACAGGGTCGATGCGCTCATCAGCCGTATTCAGGATACGTTGCCTGCCGCTGAACCGCAGCAGAACGGTTAA
- a CDS encoding glutamine synthetase III, whose product MSSANASRSHAVLSVATRRHDAEYIAGGHPASAEAHTDPTEYYGCNVFDDKAMRRYLPKAVYKSLRTTIDLGRRLDPNVADVVANAMKSWAMERGADHYTHVFYPLTGLTAEKHDSFLEPDGKGGALAQFSGSALVQGEADGSSFPSGGLRSTFEARGYTAWDVTSPAYLMESPAGMVLCIPTVFLSWTGIALDKKTPVLRSGQALSQQAARVLRLFGVNPTMPITSNGGLEQEYFLIDGTFVSARPDLLIAGRALYGARPPKGQEFEDQYYGVIPSRVLGFMADVERQLYRLGIPVKTRHNEVAPSQYEIAPTFESGNLACDHNQLIMTVLRKTARRHGMSCLLHEKPFDCINGSGKHLNYSIGSPEVGNLFAPGDNPHENAQFLVFLCAVIRALHRHGGFLRAVVASASNDRRLGANEAPPAIMSLFLGDQLTDVLEQFRVGQVTGSAHKRIMNVGVDTLPPLPADPGDRNRTSPFAFVGNRFEFRALGSSMSAADSLVVLNTMMAESLDYAATFLENAMHDERLSLGEAVQKLIENVMEEDSAVIFNGNGYSEIWQREAERRGLPNYPATPDAVPVFSSPEVVELCERYQVFSRQELKAREDILLEQYIKSIHTECSLAVRMARTQIYPAAVRYRQELSSSAASCAALGVPASLDSLKELSEVIAGFEASLRTLEANAANLNWTPEEGQLLSVAQTCLHSVLPAMEELRRWADRIETLVADDLWPLPSYQEMLFMK is encoded by the coding sequence ATGAGTTCTGCCAACGCCAGCCGCAGTCATGCCGTACTTTCCGTCGCCACGCGGCGTCATGACGCGGAATACATCGCGGGGGGACACCCCGCCTCGGCCGAAGCCCATACCGATCCCACCGAATACTACGGGTGCAACGTCTTCGACGACAAGGCCATGCGGCGCTATCTGCCCAAGGCCGTGTACAAGTCGCTGCGCACCACCATCGACCTCGGTCGTCGCCTCGATCCCAACGTGGCCGACGTGGTGGCCAACGCCATGAAGTCCTGGGCCATGGAGCGCGGCGCGGATCACTACACCCACGTGTTCTATCCGCTCACCGGCCTCACCGCGGAAAAGCACGACAGCTTCCTCGAACCCGACGGCAAGGGCGGCGCTCTGGCCCAGTTCAGCGGCAGCGCCCTCGTGCAGGGCGAGGCCGACGGCTCGAGCTTCCCCTCCGGCGGCCTCCGTTCCACCTTCGAGGCCCGCGGCTACACCGCCTGGGACGTGACCAGCCCCGCCTATCTCATGGAAAGCCCCGCCGGCATGGTGCTGTGCATTCCCACGGTCTTCCTTTCCTGGACGGGCATCGCCCTCGACAAGAAGACCCCGGTGCTGCGTTCCGGTCAGGCCCTCAGCCAGCAGGCCGCCCGCGTGCTGCGCCTGTTCGGCGTGAATCCCACCATGCCCATCACCTCCAACGGCGGCCTTGAACAGGAATACTTCCTCATCGACGGCACCTTCGTTTCCGCGCGCCCCGATCTGCTCATCGCCGGCCGCGCCCTCTACGGCGCGCGTCCGCCCAAAGGCCAGGAATTCGAGGATCAGTACTACGGCGTCATTCCGAGCCGCGTGCTCGGCTTCATGGCCGACGTGGAACGCCAGCTCTACCGCCTGGGCATTCCGGTGAAGACCCGTCACAACGAAGTCGCGCCCAGTCAGTACGAAATCGCCCCCACCTTTGAATCCGGCAACCTCGCCTGCGATCACAACCAGCTCATCATGACGGTGCTGCGCAAGACCGCCCGCCGTCACGGCATGTCCTGCCTGCTGCACGAAAAGCCCTTCGACTGCATCAACGGCTCGGGCAAGCATCTCAACTACTCCATCGGCAGCCCCGAAGTGGGCAACCTCTTCGCTCCCGGCGACAACCCGCATGAAAACGCTCAGTTCCTGGTGTTCCTGTGCGCCGTCATCCGCGCCCTGCACCGTCACGGCGGATTCCTGCGCGCCGTGGTGGCTTCCGCCTCCAACGACCGCCGCCTCGGCGCCAACGAAGCGCCGCCCGCCATCATGTCCCTGTTCCTCGGCGATCAGCTCACCGACGTGCTGGAACAGTTCCGCGTGGGCCAGGTGACCGGCTCCGCGCACAAGCGCATCATGAACGTGGGCGTGGACACCCTGCCCCCCCTGCCCGCCGATCCCGGCGACCGCAACCGCACCAGCCCCTTCGCCTTCGTGGGCAACCGCTTCGAGTTCCGAGCCCTGGGCTCCTCCATGTCCGCGGCCGACTCGCTCGTGGTGCTCAACACCATGATGGCCGAATCGCTGGACTACGCCGCCACCTTCCTCGAAAACGCCATGCACGACGAACGCCTCAGCCTGGGCGAAGCCGTGCAGAAGCTCATCGAAAACGTGATGGAGGAAGACAGCGCCGTCATATTCAACGGCAACGGCTATTCCGAAATCTGGCAGCGCGAGGCCGAACGCCGCGGTCTGCCGAACTATCCGGCCACGCCCGACGCCGTGCCCGTGTTCTCCTCGCCCGAAGTGGTGGAACTTTGCGAACGCTATCAGGTCTTCTCCCGCCAGGAACTCAAGGCCCGCGAAGACATTCTGCTTGAGCAGTACATCAAGAGCATTCACACCGAGTGCAGCCTCGCCGTGCGCATGGCCCGCACCCAGATTTATCCCGCGGCCGTCCGCTACCGTCAGGAACTCTCCTCGTCGGCGGCCTCCTGCGCCGCGCTCGGCGTGCCCGCGTCGCTGGATTCGCTCAAGGAGCTCTCCGAAGTCATCGCTGGCTTTGAAGCCTCGCTCCGTACGCTGGAAGCCAACGCGGCAAACCTCAACTGGACTCCCGAAGAGGGCCAGCTGCTCTCCGTGGCGCAGACCTGCCTCCACTCCGTGCTGCCCGCCATGGAAGAGCTGCGCCGCTGGGCCGACAGAATCGAAACGCTGGTGGCCGACGATCTCTGGCCGCTGCCCAGCTATCAGGAAATGCTGTTCATGAAATAA
- the atpB gene encoding F0F1 ATP synthase subunit A: protein MAASGLAHPLLLSTVFHMDQITVAGMTIETKYVFFTWLGMLILLVTGLVLRKKLSIVPGKFQIFFEALVDGLEKFVLNNLGEEKGRRFVPLLASIFIYVLTMNLLGLVPGCDAPTANLNTTISIALCVFIYYNYVGIRTWGFGYIHHFTGSSKPLIPLMFPIEIISHLARPLSMSLRLFGNIFAEEMTLIIFFGFGASIYVGVLLGTVPMYFLFLLGKVLQAFILFILSMIYIQGSVEHAH, encoded by the coding sequence ATGGCTGCATCTGGACTGGCTCACCCGCTGCTCTTGTCGACCGTTTTCCACATGGATCAGATCACGGTCGCGGGCATGACCATTGAAACCAAGTATGTGTTCTTCACCTGGCTCGGCATGCTCATTCTGCTCGTCACCGGCCTCGTGCTGCGCAAGAAGCTCAGCATCGTGCCTGGCAAGTTCCAGATTTTTTTTGAAGCCCTGGTGGACGGCTTGGAAAAGTTCGTGCTGAACAACCTCGGCGAGGAAAAGGGCCGCCGCTTCGTGCCGCTGCTTGCCTCCATCTTCATCTACGTACTCACCATGAACCTGCTGGGCCTCGTGCCCGGCTGCGACGCGCCTACCGCCAACCTGAACACCACCATTTCCATCGCGCTGTGCGTGTTCATCTATTACAACTACGTGGGCATCCGCACCTGGGGCTTCGGGTACATCCATCACTTCACCGGTTCCAGCAAGCCGCTGATTCCGCTGATGTTCCCCATCGAAATCATTTCCCATCTGGCCCGCCCGCTTTCCATGTCGCTCCGTCTTTTCGGCAACATCTTCGCTGAAGAAATGACGCTCATCATCTTCTTCGGCTTCGGCGCCAGCATCTACGTGGGCGTGCTGCTCGGCACGGTGCCCATGTACTTCCTGTTCCTGCTCGGCAAGGTGCTGCAGGCCTTCATCCTGTTCATCCTGTCCATGATCTACATCCAGGGCTCCGTGGAACACGCCCACTAA
- the rny gene encoding ribonuclease Y has product MDDIVIYAFALVSLVAGALLGVCIQRHVTTKRIGEANDLASRIVEEARKEAQAQKKEILLQGQNEIFSQKHAFEMECKDQERALKNREKKLQDISDRMEEKMERITQKEHDILAQEKEQTQRERVLAEKETQVEAKLDEQERRLQEVSGLTAEEAKTRLFEEIESRTRHEAAKMMRVIETEAKETADRKAKEILACAIQRYAGDYVGEQTVTAVTLPSEDMKGRIIGREGRNIRALEAATGVDLIIDDTPETVILSAYSPIRRQVARMALERLIQDGRIHPARIEDVVHKCEQELEVQIREVGEQATFDAGVHGIHPDIIRLLGQLKYRTSFTQNVLQHSLEVSALCGMMAAELGMDIKRAKRAGLLHDIGKAVDHEVEGSHALIGADIAKKYGEGKDIVHAIAAHHEDVHPETALAVLVQAADSLSGARPGARKELLENYVKRLEDLENIADSFEGVAKSYAIQAGRELRVIVNSDNVDDDSTYLLCKDISAKIEENLTYPGQIRVTVIRERRAVGFAK; this is encoded by the coding sequence ATGGATGATATCGTTATTTACGCCTTCGCGCTGGTCAGTCTTGTGGCCGGCGCGCTGCTGGGCGTCTGCATACAGCGGCATGTGACCACCAAGCGCATCGGCGAGGCCAACGATCTGGCCAGCCGCATTGTGGAAGAAGCCCGCAAGGAAGCGCAGGCTCAGAAGAAGGAAATTCTTCTTCAGGGACAGAACGAAATTTTCAGCCAGAAGCACGCCTTTGAGATGGAGTGCAAGGATCAGGAACGCGCCCTCAAGAACCGTGAGAAAAAGCTCCAGGACATCAGCGACCGTATGGAAGAGAAGATGGAGCGCATCACGCAGAAGGAGCACGACATTCTGGCGCAGGAAAAGGAACAGACCCAGCGCGAGCGCGTGCTCGCCGAAAAGGAAACGCAGGTGGAGGCCAAGCTCGACGAGCAGGAACGCCGCCTTCAGGAAGTTTCCGGTCTGACGGCCGAAGAGGCCAAGACCCGCCTGTTCGAGGAAATTGAATCGCGCACCCGCCATGAAGCCGCCAAGATGATGCGCGTCATCGAAACCGAGGCCAAGGAAACCGCCGACAGAAAGGCCAAGGAAATTCTGGCCTGCGCCATTCAGCGCTACGCCGGCGACTATGTGGGCGAACAGACCGTGACGGCCGTCACCCTGCCGAGCGAAGACATGAAGGGCCGCATCATCGGCCGCGAAGGCCGCAACATCCGTGCGCTCGAAGCCGCCACCGGCGTGGATCTCATCATCGACGACACGCCGGAAACCGTGATTCTTTCCGCCTACAGCCCCATCCGCCGTCAGGTGGCCCGCATGGCTCTTGAACGCCTCATCCAGGACGGCCGCATCCATCCCGCCCGCATCGAGGACGTGGTTCATAAGTGCGAGCAGGAACTCGAAGTGCAGATCCGCGAAGTGGGCGAACAGGCCACCTTCGACGCCGGCGTTCACGGCATTCATCCCGACATCATCCGTCTGCTCGGTCAGCTCAAGTACCGCACGAGCTTCACGCAGAACGTGCTTCAGCATTCTCTGGAAGTTTCCGCCCTCTGCGGCATGATGGCCGCCGAACTCGGCATGGACATCAAGCGCGCCAAGCGCGCAGGTCTCCTGCACGACATCGGCAAGGCCGTGGATCACGAAGTGGAAGGCTCCCATGCGCTCATCGGTGCGGACATCGCCAAGAAGTACGGCGAAGGCAAGGACATTGTTCACGCCATTGCCGCCCATCATGAGGACGTGCATCCCGAAACGGCGCTTGCCGTGCTCGTGCAGGCGGCGGATTCTCTTTCCGGCGCAAGGCCCGGCGCGCGCAAGGAACTTTTGGAGAACTACGTCAAGCGCCTCGAAGATCTGGAAAACATTGCCGATTCCTTTGAGGGCGTGGCCAAGTCCTACGCCATTCAGGCGGGCCGCGAGCTGCGCGTCATCGTCAATTCGGACAACGTGGACGACGACAGCACCTACCTGCTCTGCAAGGACATTTCCGCCAAGATCGAGGAAAACCTCACCTATCCCGGTCAGATACGCGTCACGGTCATCCGCGAGCGCCGCGCCGTGGGCTTTGCCAAGTAA
- the atpE gene encoding ATP synthase F0 subunit C, producing MRKIVLTTLTTLMLVSMAAVAFAADGGVTSGFGLAAAGIALGIGLAATGGACGQGAAIKAACEGIARNPDASGKISQSLILGLAFIESLVIYALLVALILLFVKM from the coding sequence ATGCGCAAGATCGTTCTCACGACCCTGACCACCCTCATGCTCGTTTCCATGGCTGCCGTGGCCTTCGCCGCTGACGGCGGCGTCACCAGCGGCTTCGGCCTTGCCGCCGCCGGCATTGCTCTGGGCATCGGCCTTGCCGCCACCGGCGGCGCCTGCGGCCAGGGCGCGGCCATCAAGGCCGCCTGCGAAGGCATCGCCCGCAATCCCGATGCTTCCGGCAAGATCTCCCAGTCCCTCATCCTGGGCCTCGCCTTCATCGAATCCCTCGTCATCTATGCCCTTCTCGTGGCGCTCATCCTGCTCTTCGTGAAGATGTAG
- the purE gene encoding 5-(carboxyamino)imidazole ribonucleotide mutase, with translation MTQVAIFIGSASDDPVVGACADVLKKLGISYRYTVTSAHRTPERTVELMNELEADGCQVYICAAGMAAHLAGAVAARTIKPVIGIPVAGSPIGGLDALYATVQMPSGFPVATVALNGAKNAAWLAAEIIALHDERVAGLIRAEREGYKASVSKAAAELEARHQA, from the coding sequence ATGACTCAAGTCGCCATATTCATCGGCTCCGCTTCCGACGATCCCGTCGTCGGGGCCTGCGCCGACGTGCTGAAGAAACTCGGCATTTCCTACCGCTACACCGTCACCTCGGCCCACCGCACGCCCGAACGCACCGTCGAGCTCATGAACGAACTCGAAGCCGACGGCTGCCAGGTCTATATCTGCGCCGCGGGCATGGCCGCCCATCTGGCCGGAGCCGTGGCCGCCCGCACCATCAAGCCCGTCATCGGCATTCCGGTGGCCGGTTCGCCCATCGGCGGCCTCGACGCCCTCTATGCCACGGTGCAGATGCCCTCCGGCTTCCCCGTGGCCACCGTGGCCCTGAACGGCGCCAAGAACGCCGCCTGGCTCGCCGCTGAAATCATTGCGCTGCACGACGAGCGCGTGGCCGGTCTCATCCGCGCCGAACGCGAAGGCTACAAGGCTTCCGTGAGCAAGGCCGCCGCCGAGCTGGAAGCCAGGCATCAGGCCTGA
- a CDS encoding holo-[acyl-carrier-protein] synthase, translating into MIQGTGFDLAALPRIRTLLERYGERFVRRVLTEKEREGMPAPLSARTAYVAGRFAAKEAAVKALGTGFAQGVGMHDVEILSLASGRPELFLHGEAAAKARAMTVQKTHVSISHERDMAGAVVILES; encoded by the coding sequence ATGATACAAGGCACTGGATTCGATCTTGCGGCGCTGCCGCGCATCAGAACGCTGCTGGAGCGCTACGGCGAACGCTTTGTCCGCCGCGTTCTCACGGAAAAGGAACGTGAAGGCATGCCCGCCCCGCTCTCCGCGCGCACGGCCTACGTGGCCGGACGCTTCGCCGCCAAGGAAGCCGCGGTCAAGGCGCTCGGCACCGGCTTTGCGCAGGGCGTGGGCATGCACGACGTGGAAATTCTCTCCCTCGCCTCGGGCAGGCCGGAACTTTTTCTGCACGGCGAGGCGGCCGCAAAAGCCCGCGCCATGACCGTGCAGAAAACCCACGTGTCCATCTCCCACGAACGCGACATGGCCGGGGCCGTGGTCATTCTCGAATCCTGA
- a CDS encoding alpha-hydroxy-acid oxidizing protein — protein MDASIKQLARERMKGHCRVCPQCDGRACAGEVPGMGGLGTGSSFRANVEALANVKLAMRCLHTAAQPDTSTEILGLKLALPLLAAPIGGVAFNMGDASQNPVDEAAYAEAIICGSRQAGIIGCGGDGVGSLIPDCAFAAIRKAEGWGIPFIKPWEGDFLWNRLESATATGCPVVGMDVDAAGLVTLRLQGRPVSPKSAEELAEIARFVHERGAKFMIKGVMTVADARVAIDAGVDALVVSNHGGRVLDGTPGSASVLPGIAAAVGDRIPVLADGGVRSGTDVLKMLALGAKAVLIGRPFSVAAVGGQTDGVAAYVADIKGQLTSAMALTGCADIASISSDILA, from the coding sequence ATGGACGCATCCATCAAACAGCTGGCCCGCGAACGCATGAAGGGCCATTGCCGCGTCTGCCCCCAGTGCGACGGCCGGGCCTGCGCCGGCGAAGTGCCCGGCATGGGCGGTCTCGGCACCGGTTCGTCCTTCCGCGCCAACGTGGAAGCGCTCGCGAACGTGAAACTCGCCATGCGCTGCCTCCACACCGCGGCCCAGCCCGACACCTCCACCGAAATTCTCGGCCTCAAGCTCGCTCTGCCTCTTCTTGCCGCTCCCATCGGCGGCGTGGCCTTCAACATGGGCGACGCCTCTCAGAACCCCGTGGACGAAGCCGCCTATGCCGAAGCCATCATCTGCGGCTCCAGGCAGGCGGGCATCATCGGCTGCGGCGGCGACGGCGTGGGCTCCCTCATTCCCGACTGCGCCTTTGCGGCCATCCGCAAGGCGGAAGGCTGGGGCATTCCCTTCATCAAGCCCTGGGAAGGCGACTTCCTCTGGAACCGACTGGAATCGGCCACGGCCACGGGCTGCCCGGTGGTGGGCATGGACGTGGACGCCGCAGGTCTTGTGACCCTGCGCCTGCAGGGCCGTCCCGTGTCGCCCAAGAGCGCGGAAGAGCTCGCGGAAATCGCCCGCTTCGTCCACGAACGCGGCGCGAAGTTCATGATTAAGGGCGTGATGACCGTGGCCGATGCGCGCGTGGCCATCGACGCCGGCGTGGACGCCCTGGTGGTTTCCAACCACGGCGGCCGCGTGCTCGACGGCACTCCCGGCAGCGCCTCCGTGCTTCCCGGCATCGCCGCGGCCGTGGGCGACAGAATTCCCGTTCTGGCCGACGGCGGCGTGCGCTCCGGCACCGACGTGCTCAAAATGCTGGCCCTCGGCGCAAAGGCCGTGCTCATCGGCCGTCCGTTCTCCGTGGCGGCCGTGGGCGGTCAGACCGACGGCGTGGCCGCCTACGTGGCGGACATCAAGGGGCAGCTCACCTCGGCCATGGCCCTCACCGGCTGCGCCGACATCGCCTCCATCAGCTCCGACATTCTGGCCTGA
- a CDS encoding AtpZ/AtpI family protein: MSEERKENKGGGQISLLGTASTMGLHMVSGPIVGGVLGWLADKWLGTWPAGAGIGLLLGLAAGFRNVWIDARYLARRNAERDAEEKARREAERQAQEKTRRPAAPDPARAAIVADTPESLAAEEGRAERQDDVTASILAGTADPSERDLDRLGESLEAIRRELREYAEEDRKKDEHEHN, encoded by the coding sequence ATGAGCGAGGAAAGGAAAGAGAACAAAGGCGGCGGGCAGATAAGTCTGCTCGGCACGGCGAGCACCATGGGTCTGCACATGGTTTCCGGCCCCATTGTGGGGGGCGTGCTCGGCTGGCTGGCGGACAAGTGGCTCGGCACCTGGCCTGCGGGCGCGGGCATAGGACTGCTTCTCGGCCTTGCCGCGGGCTTCCGCAACGTGTGGATAGACGCCCGCTATCTTGCCAGACGCAACGCCGAGCGCGACGCCGAGGAAAAGGCCCGCCGCGAGGCGGAGCGTCAGGCGCAGGAAAAAACGCGCAGGCCCGCGGCTCCGGATCCGGCAAGGGCGGCCATCGTGGCCGACACTCCGGAATCTCTGGCGGCCGAGGAAGGCCGCGCCGAGAGGCAGGACGACGTGACGGCGTCCATACTCGCGGGCACGGCCGATCCCTCGGAACGGGATCTCGACAGGCTCGGCGAATCGCTGGAGGCCATACGCCGTGAACTGCGGGAATACGCCGAGGAAGACCGGAAAAAGGACGAGCATGAGCATAATTGA
- a CDS encoding redox-sensing transcriptional repressor Rex, whose product MNQTPKYEHIPRATIQRLATYLQVLEAMDKDGVQVISSEPLSRACDVNASQVRKDLAYFGEFGVRGVGYYVSYLLEVIKACLNANREWRAALVGVGNMGRALLNYQEFRRHGFTIVGAFDCDPFKIGEKLYGLEVYCTKTLMEKVPELGIEIGIITVPPERAQRAATQLVDAGIKGILNYSAARITVPDHVFVEYVNFFHQIYSLTFNISTKQR is encoded by the coding sequence ATGAACCAGACTCCTAAATACGAACATATCCCTCGCGCAACCATCCAGCGTCTCGCCACCTATCTCCAGGTTCTCGAAGCCATGGACAAGGATGGCGTTCAGGTCATTTCTTCCGAACCCCTTTCCCGGGCGTGCGACGTCAACGCCTCGCAGGTTCGTAAGGATCTCGCCTACTTCGGCGAATTTGGCGTTCGCGGCGTAGGCTATTATGTCTCGTATCTTCTGGAGGTCATCAAGGCCTGCCTCAACGCCAACCGCGAATGGCGCGCCGCCCTCGTGGGCGTGGGCAACATGGGCAGAGCCCTGCTCAACTATCAGGAATTTCGCCGTCACGGCTTCACCATCGTGGGCGCGTTCGACTGCGACCCCTTCAAGATCGGTGAAAAGCTCTACGGTCTGGAAGTGTACTGCACCAAGACCCTTATGGAAAAAGTGCCCGAACTGGGCATTGAAATTGGCATCATCACCGTGCCGCCGGAACGCGCTCAGCGTGCGGCCACGCAGCTGGTGGACGCCGGCATCAAGGGCATTCTGAACTACTCCGCCGCCCGCATCACCGTGCCGGATCACGTGTTCGTGGAATACGTCAATTTCTTCCATCAGATTTACTCGTTGACGTTCAACATCTCCACGAAGCAGCGCTGA
- a CDS encoding peptidylprolyl isomerase, which produces MPIKPGDTVSVHYVGTLNDGSEFDRSREGSPLRFKVGSGQVIPGFDKAVTGHEVGDKFSVTIPAAEAYGERQQQLLFSVPLEQVPPSIKPQPGMMLHVSTDQGELEVAVHEVTDTHIVLDANHPMAGKDLTFALEVVAID; this is translated from the coding sequence ATGCCCATTAAACCCGGCGACACTGTTTCTGTCCATTATGTTGGCACTCTGAACGACGGCTCCGAATTCGACCGCTCCCGCGAAGGCAGCCCCCTGCGCTTCAAGGTGGGCTCCGGTCAGGTCATTCCCGGCTTCGACAAGGCCGTGACCGGCCACGAAGTCGGCGACAAGTTCTCCGTGACCATTCCTGCCGCGGAAGCCTACGGCGAAAGGCAGCAGCAGCTTCTCTTCTCCGTTCCGCTGGAACAGGTGCCGCCTTCCATCAAGCCGCAGCCGGGCATGATGCTCCACGTTTCCACCGATCAGGGCGAACTCGAAGTCGCCGTGCATGAAGTCACCGACACCCACATCGTGCTCGACGCCAATCACCCCATGGCCGGCAAGGATCTCACCTTCGCGCTGGAAGTGGTTGCCATCGACTGA